In Candidatus Omnitrophota bacterium, the DNA window TCAAGATATAGACATATGAAGATACACAGGAGAGAACCGCGAATTGAAATCTATGGACCTAAAACACACCATGACTGGCCATATATGGTTCCATTATATAAAACTAAAGAGAAAGAAAAATGGCATAAAAAAGTAGATGAGAAATATCCAGATATGGAAAAATGGGATAGGGAAAGTATAAAAAAAAGTTGCTATATAAAAGGTATTTTATTTGATCAAGAAGTATTAAAAGAGCGGCTTTGGGCTTATAATGATATAGAAAATTTAATATATGAATGTTTTCTAGCTGTATTAAAGTCAGCAAGCGGCTGTTTTCACGTTTTAAGTTTAAAGAAACCATTCAAAAAAAATAGGCCTATGTAAAAAATATCTGTTGTGTGTTATATAAAGAAACACATCGAAGATATAATATTTCATTATCCTAAAATACTTTATCTGACATAAATCTCAAAAATGTTCTTTCTCAACCTTATTCCGTATATTTGTGATTTTGGAATCCAGATTTTCATACCATTGTAAACAAGGATAGTTTTTCCGGTTTCGTATAAGATACAGACTTGAGCCCAGATATATTTGGGGTCAGGATTAAAGATGCGGTAGATGCTGAATGGGACATGATATTGGCTCCTTTCTTGGTTTCAGATCCTTCGGTCACTACGCTCCCTCAGGATGACAGAGGCTTATAGCCCATTTATCATGGGCTTATGATTGCTTCGTCGCGGAGTTTACCCTGAGCGAAGTCGAAGGGCTCCTCGCAATGACAATATTGCTTTTTTGATGGTTTTGGGGTCTACACTAAGTATTTTACCTATATTATTAAACGACAAGCCCAACAGGTGTAATTCGGTTGCTTTTTGAGCTAATTTCTGGTATAAATAGGGTCTGTTTACTGGAAGCACTTTGATGTGGGCATGGATTTCTCCAGCAGTTCGAATTGGTTGCAACCGTGTCCACCAAAGCCTATGATTATGCGGGCGCTTATACGGGACTTTTGCGCCGCATAAAGCTATAATATCAATTATTGGATTTCATGATATGAGAATATTGAGAATATCTTTTTTAAGTTTATTGGTATTTCTATCGGCAGGATGCGCTACATCTCCTGTCAGGGATACTGGTTCTTTCAAAAATCAGGCCAGCGCAAACAGCCAATGCGTTTATACGGATATCACCTCAATTATAAATACTTATAATACGGCCTGGGAATGGGATGGCGTAAAAAAAATTCTCATTTTGCGCAAAGGTGATAATGATGTAGAAATGGCTCTTGGCAGCAGGCTGGTTTTGGTTGACGGAGTTTTACACAAGCTCCAGTCGCCTGTTATCATGAGAAGGTCAAATATCCTTGTTCCGAATGATTTTTGTAAATCCATCCTTGCGGATCTGTTTATCCATGGCCGGATATCCAAAGACAGCCCCAGCCCCCGCGCAAGACATACCATAAAAAGGATAGTTTTGGATCCCGGACACGGAGGCAAAGATCCCGGTGCCGTGGGCCAAAACGGGTTAAGGGAAAAAGATATTGTTTTGGATATAGCCAAAGGAATCAAACGCTATCTTGAGGCGGGAGGACTGGATATCAGGCTGACGCGCGACAAGGACATATTTATTTCTTTATGGAAAAGAGCTGATATTGCCAATAAATACGAGGCGGATTTTTTTATTAGTATTCATGCTAATGCCGCGCGTTCCGGCCAGGCAAACGGTTTTGAGGTGTTTTATTTATCAGAGGCTGTTGATGACAACGCGCGCGCTGTTGCAGCTGTGGAAAACGCGTCTTTAAAATATGAAGACTCTTCTTTTGGCAACCTGGCTCCATCAAGCGAGCTTGAAGCGATTCTGTGGGACATTGAATACAGCGAGAACAGGCAGGAGTCTATAGAATTAGCCAAAAGCATCACGCAGATAACCTGCGGCAATCTTAATCTCAAGAACCGCGGCCAAAAAGCCGCTAATTTCTATGTTCTCAAGGGCGCGAAAATGCCCTCAGTCTTGGTTGAGGTGGGATTTATATCCAATGCCCGGGAAGCCCAGAGGCTTGGCGATGCTTCTTATCGCGGCAGAATAGCAAGGTTGATATCCGAAGGGATAATAAATTACAGGGATGAATATGAAGCGGCGGAAGGTTTTACGACAAAACGATAATAGGCCTATAGGTATTTTTGATTCCGGCGTAGGCGGGCTTACGGTAGTAAAAGAGCTCGCCGGCATACTGCCGCGCGAAGACATAGTCTATTATGGCGATACGGCGCGTGTGCCATATGGCACGAAATCCAGCAATACCATAGTAAGGTTTTCAATAGAAAACGCGTTGTTTTTGCTAAAGCAAAACGTGAAACTGATTGTAGTAGCTTGCAATACATCGTCAAGCGTGGCCTTGCCGGCTCTGAAGAGAAATTTTAAGGTGCCTATTGTGGGTGTTATCCATCCCGGCGCCTGTGACGCGGTCAAGGCCTGTAGAAACTCGCGAATAGGCGTTATAGGCACTACCGCCACTATAAAAAGTGATGCCTATAGCAGGCAGATAAAGCGTATTTCTGCTTCCATGAAAGTTTATTCGCGCGGCTGTCCTTTGCTTGCGCCCGCCATAGAAGAGTCTCTTGATGACGACAGATTGATGACAGATATAATACGGTATTATTTGGACCCTTTAAAAAAGATGCGCATAGATACCCTTGTCCTTGGTTGCACGCATTATCCGATTATCAAAGGTCTTATAGCCAAGGTTTTGGGCCGGCAGACAAACCTTGTTGATTCGGCAAAATCAACATCCGCGCATGTGAAAGAGCTGTTGACTCAAAGTATGCTCTTAAGCAGTTCTCGCTCTAAAGGCCGGATCAAATTTTTTGTAAGCGATGAGACTCAGAATTTCAAGCGTATCGGTGAAAGGTTTTTGAACAAGCGTATTGATCATATAAGAAAGGTAGTTTATGGGATATAAAGTCAAGGTTGAGTTATACTTTAGCGCCGCTCATAGATTAAAGGGTTATAAAGGTAAATGCGAGAGCCT includes these proteins:
- a CDS encoding N-acetylmuramoyl-L-alanine amidase, whose amino-acid sequence is MRILRISFLSLLVFLSAGCATSPVRDTGSFKNQASANSQCVYTDITSIINTYNTAWEWDGVKKILILRKGDNDVEMALGSRLVLVDGVLHKLQSPVIMRRSNILVPNDFCKSILADLFIHGRISKDSPSPRARHTIKRIVLDPGHGGKDPGAVGQNGLREKDIVLDIAKGIKRYLEAGGLDIRLTRDKDIFISLWKRADIANKYEADFFISIHANAARSGQANGFEVFYLSEAVDDNARAVAAVENASLKYEDSSFGNLAPSSELEAILWDIEYSENRQESIELAKSITQITCGNLNLKNRGQKAANFYVLKGAKMPSVLVEVGFISNAREAQRLGDASYRGRIARLISEGIINYRDEYEAAEGFTTKR
- the murI gene encoding glutamate racemase — translated: MNMKRRKVLRQNDNRPIGIFDSGVGGLTVVKELAGILPREDIVYYGDTARVPYGTKSSNTIVRFSIENALFLLKQNVKLIVVACNTSSSVALPALKRNFKVPIVGVIHPGACDAVKACRNSRIGVIGTTATIKSDAYSRQIKRISASMKVYSRGCPLLAPAIEESLDDDRLMTDIIRYYLDPLKKMRIDTLVLGCTHYPIIKGLIAKVLGRQTNLVDSAKSTSAHVKELLTQSMLLSSSRSKGRIKFFVSDETQNFKRIGERFLNKRIDHIRKVVYGI